A single Sutterella megalosphaeroides DNA region contains:
- a CDS encoding glycerol-3-phosphate dehydrogenase/oxidase: MTMSDVKPIVREDMLAQLREDVLWDVVVIGGGATGTGIAVDAASRGLKVVLLEAQDFSAGTSSRSTKLIHGGVRYMKNPRDWGLVREALKERRLLIQNAPHLVHSKPFILPCYKKWEREFYTVGLGIYAAMTYGGYGIGRTSSLSREETMSRLPGVKAEGLMGGVQFYDGQFDDARLAVALMRTAHDQGALTLNYMPVTGIEYRGGWIQSVTATDKETGEEFRIRTKMVFNAAGAWVDPIRRMVDPEASTLVQVSRGSHILLDKSFMPGETGMLIPKTRDGRVLFAIPWHEMLLVGTTDVEQREADFDPKVSDEEIDFMIETASGYLDKPITRADVKATFAGLRPLFNPQATGSAGGTAKVSREHAVLPEFGNMITVTGGKWTAYRKMAEHAMTEATLRHLVAPRLCVTKTLPILNDETWDPAALEVEAERSDAADDKVVAYALYCREFEAARTAEDVLFRRLRLGQMNEARTNELLPKVRAAFAGEAQVEKEVAAVVAATEAAEPVEAKAEAAVEAPETVEKVEAAEVVEAVEAVEAEKDGKAEK; the protein is encoded by the coding sequence ATGACCATGTCTGATGTGAAACCCATCGTCCGCGAGGATATGCTCGCGCAGCTTCGTGAAGACGTTCTCTGGGACGTCGTTGTGATCGGGGGCGGCGCCACCGGTACGGGCATCGCGGTTGACGCCGCGTCGCGCGGCCTCAAGGTCGTGCTCCTCGAGGCGCAGGACTTCTCCGCGGGTACCTCTTCGCGCTCGACGAAGCTCATTCACGGGGGCGTTCGCTACATGAAGAACCCCCGCGACTGGGGGCTCGTGCGCGAAGCGCTCAAGGAACGCCGTCTGCTCATCCAGAACGCGCCCCATCTCGTGCACTCGAAGCCCTTCATCCTCCCCTGCTACAAGAAGTGGGAGCGTGAGTTCTACACGGTCGGTCTCGGCATCTACGCGGCCATGACCTACGGCGGCTACGGCATCGGCCGAACGAGCAGCCTTTCGCGCGAAGAAACCATGTCGCGACTCCCCGGCGTGAAGGCCGAAGGCCTCATGGGTGGCGTGCAGTTCTACGACGGTCAGTTCGACGACGCGCGTCTCGCGGTGGCCCTCATGCGCACCGCGCACGACCAGGGTGCGCTCACCCTCAACTACATGCCCGTCACCGGCATCGAATACCGCGGCGGCTGGATCCAGTCCGTCACGGCCACCGACAAGGAAACGGGCGAAGAATTCCGCATCCGCACGAAGATGGTCTTCAACGCCGCGGGTGCCTGGGTCGATCCGATCCGCCGCATGGTCGATCCGGAAGCGTCGACCCTCGTGCAGGTTTCGCGCGGCTCGCACATCCTGCTCGACAAGTCCTTCATGCCGGGCGAAACCGGCATGCTCATCCCGAAGACGCGCGACGGCCGCGTGCTCTTTGCCATTCCCTGGCATGAAATGCTCCTCGTCGGCACGACCGACGTCGAACAGCGCGAAGCCGACTTCGATCCGAAGGTGAGCGACGAAGAAATCGACTTCATGATCGAAACGGCCTCGGGCTACCTCGACAAGCCCATCACCCGCGCCGACGTGAAGGCGACCTTTGCGGGTCTGCGTCCGCTCTTCAACCCGCAGGCGACGGGTTCGGCGGGCGGGACGGCCAAGGTCTCGCGCGAACACGCCGTCTTGCCCGAATTCGGTAACATGATCACCGTGACGGGCGGCAAGTGGACGGCCTACCGCAAGATGGCCGAACACGCCATGACGGAAGCGACCCTGCGTCACCTCGTGGCGCCGCGCCTCTGCGTGACGAAGACTCTCCCGATCCTCAACGACGAAACGTGGGATCCGGCCGCGCTCGAAGTCGAAGCCGAACGCTCCGACGCCGCGGACGACAAGGTCGTCGCCTACGCGCTTTACTGCCGCGAATTCGAAGCCGCCCGTACGGCCGAAGACGTGCTCTTCCGTCGTCTGCGCCTCGGCCAGATGAACGAAGCCCGCACGAACGAACTCCTGCCGAAGGTGCGCGCCGCGTTTGCGGGCGAAGCCCAAGTCGAAAAGGAAGTGGCCGCCGTCGTTGCCGCGACCGAAGCCGCCGAGCCCGTCGAAGCGAAGGCGGAAGCGGCCGTCGAGGCTCCCGAAACGGTTGAAAAGGTCGAAGCCGCCGAAGTCGTTGAGGCGGTCGAAGCGGTCGAAGCCGAAAAGGACGGGAAGGCCGAAAAGTAA
- the rpsI gene encoding 30S ribosomal protein S9, producing the protein MIGNYNYGTGRRKSSVARVFIKRGTGKIVINGRSLEQYFNRETGRMVVMQPLELTENVETFDITVNVHGGGESGQAGAIRHGITRALIDYDEGLKSVLSNAGLVTRDAREVERKKVGLRKARRAKQFSKR; encoded by the coding sequence ATGATCGGCAACTACAACTACGGCACCGGCCGTCGCAAGAGCTCGGTCGCTCGCGTCTTCATTAAGCGCGGTACCGGCAAGATCGTGATCAACGGTCGCTCGCTCGAACAGTACTTCAACCGCGAAACGGGCCGCATGGTCGTCATGCAGCCGCTCGAACTCACGGAAAACGTCGAAACGTTCGACATCACCGTGAACGTTCACGGTGGCGGCGAATCCGGCCAGGCCGGCGCCATCCGTCACGGCATCACGCGCGCCCTCATCGACTACGATGAAGGCCTCAAGTCCGTTCTGTCGAACGCCGGCCTCGTCACGCGCGACGCCCGCGAAGTCGAACGTAAGAAGGTTGGTCTCCGCAAGGCCCGCCGCGCCAAGCAGTTCAGCAAGCGCTAA
- a CDS encoding HPF/RaiA family ribosome-associated protein: MTVQTVFHGINRSAAVETAVAEKWEALKRFDQQLTDCKVTVTQEGHQTIGAFTVRIDLMASGHPVIVNRTNMDVMAALNEAFDTVRRSVKEEADKRRQH; this comes from the coding sequence ATGACCGTTCAGACTGTTTTCCATGGCATCAACCGCTCTGCCGCCGTTGAAACGGCCGTCGCCGAAAAGTGGGAAGCTCTCAAGCGCTTCGACCAGCAGCTCACCGACTGCAAGGTGACCGTCACGCAGGAAGGCCACCAGACGATCGGCGCCTTCACCGTGCGCATCGACCTCATGGCCTCGGGTCACCCCGTCATCGTCAACCGCACGAACATGGACGTCATGGCCGCCCTGAACGAAGCATTCGACACGGTGCGCCGCTCCGTCAAGGAAGAAGCCGACAAGCGTCGTCAGCACTAA
- the uvrA gene encoding excinuclease ABC subunit UvrA, with protein MTTSSKAPRHEVAGDEAGRTIRIRGARQNNLKGFDLDIPVGEFTVVTGLSGSGKSSLAFDTLYAEGQRRYVETFSPYARQFLDRMNRPHVDAVEGVPPAIAIDRSGSVRTSRSTVGTMTELNDHLKLLFAHEAELFCPDCGVPVPDFNPDVIWEDFGRTAATLPEGENARLYVTFAVKVPKELPLETALSGLSAQGFTRIVEEERRPDGSTRLVVAADRFKWGSVERSRAVEAIETALEKGVGETTLYVERDGRFEALRTYRRGRVCPACGRRFSSPAPNLFSFNSAVGACESCRGFGRIIETDMSLVIPDTSKTLAGGCIRPWQTKTNADCQADLLRHAKARGIDVHTPFEELSEADRTWVIEGDPDWSGDWKRQWYGVRHYFEWLETKSYKMHVRVLLSRYRSYTTCPDCKGSHLKGEALAWRYGTLDERRACPPENFPVPGARLSPEASNELPGFNFHELMTLPIGRLAALFEARLKRDDLDEAHRLLLDEITARLGFLRNVGLSYLTLDRQGRTLSGGEVERVNLTTALGTNLVNTLFVLDEPSIGLHPRDMDRVNGVLRRLARAGNTLVVVEHDPQVMLAGNRLIDLGPGAGRAGGQIVFNGTTREALAASTLTADYLSGRKRIARRTLEVTDATPRLTIAHATKHNLKDLTVSFPLGRFVAVAGVSGSGKSTLVADSLVPALSRKLGLAVAAEAGGEELSGTIPSDVVFVDQSPMGTTTRGNPVSYVGAFDVIRNIFAMTPKAVAKGFTRGDFSFNGGRGRCPRCLGSGTEHVEMQFLSDVYLPCPECNGRRYRDEILEVTATLADGKDYSIADVLEFTVDQAVELFAKHPAVGSSLSYLRLVGLGYLTLGQPLTTLSGGERQRLKLAAHLAEGIAGRKKSKTGKLFVFDEPTTGLHFADIDRLVDVFDRLIALGHTVLAIEHNLDVLNNADWVIELGPEGGDEGGELVFEGTPDAMAAAGTLTGEALSAWRRALEGDASRESFFNLPPLESPRTEDAPCEEIRVEGAREHNLKNVTVALPRDRFTVVTGPSGSGKSTLAFDIVFAEGQRRYLESLNAYARSMVQPPPVPDVDAVRGIPPTVAIEQRTSRGGLRSTVATMTEIHHFLRLLYVKLGTQYCPDCHVPVEPQSPEEILQSLGRDYPGQDVTLLVPLVRNRKGIFRAEMESARSMGVTRLRIDGTYVDIAERIPTLARNSLHTIELPAATLGHAMSGSERAGVLHDVFTRFDAPSILALADSDAEPRLYSVKRACPICRRSFPELDSRLFSYNAAAGACPTCSGYGFVTETIRKAVRKGVAFKDELGDDDEVRTVCPDCHGARLNEAARNVLWHGEPIQAVSGKTIDEAEAFFASLELTDREAAVARDAVAEIRSRLHFLKRVGLGYLTLERSAPTLSGGEAQRIRLAAELGTNLRGVCYVLDEPTIGLHPRDNDILIDAIEDLTRKGNTLLVVEHDEETIRRADHVLDIGPGAGIRGGRVVSEGTVAEIKADPESVTGRYLKNPIVHTGIPARPVDPEDPETAWLTLRGVEKNNLKLESVRIPLGRLVVVTGVSGSGKSTLSREVLFANASRNVKVAPEKRVWTDVERIDGLDAIDRVLEVDQTPIGKTPRSSPATYVGFFDQIRKVFAGTVEALGRGYTASRFSFNNAEGSCPYCSGQGLRTIEMSFLPNVKVPCEACEGKRFNPETLSVTWKGKTIGDILTMEVDEAVEFFASMPSIAHPLQLMQDVGLGYLTLGQPSPTLSGGEAQRIKLVTELAKAHAAPGRVRRAAPKTLYVLDEPTMGLHMADVEKLIGVLSRLVEAGNTVLVIEHNLDVAAEADWVIDLGPEGGSAGGRIVGEGSPRDIAALPTHTGKALKAFLKAHARKKSRSRAKSA; from the coding sequence TTGACGACATCGAGCAAAGCGCCGCGCCACGAAGTGGCGGGCGACGAGGCCGGGCGAACGATCCGCATTCGCGGCGCCCGTCAAAACAATCTCAAAGGGTTCGATCTGGACATCCCCGTCGGGGAGTTCACGGTCGTCACGGGGCTCTCGGGCTCGGGGAAAAGCTCGCTGGCCTTCGACACGCTCTACGCCGAAGGGCAGCGCCGTTACGTCGAAACCTTTTCGCCCTATGCGCGTCAGTTCCTCGACCGCATGAACCGACCCCACGTCGACGCGGTCGAGGGGGTTCCCCCGGCGATTGCGATCGACCGTTCGGGGTCGGTGCGCACCTCGCGCTCAACGGTGGGGACGATGACGGAGCTCAACGACCACCTGAAGCTCCTGTTCGCGCACGAGGCCGAGCTTTTCTGTCCGGACTGCGGCGTGCCCGTCCCCGACTTCAATCCCGACGTCATTTGGGAGGACTTCGGCCGCACGGCGGCGACGCTTCCCGAAGGGGAGAACGCACGTCTTTACGTGACCTTCGCCGTAAAGGTTCCGAAGGAGCTTCCTTTGGAAACCGCGCTTTCGGGGCTCTCCGCCCAGGGCTTCACCCGCATCGTCGAAGAGGAACGCCGCCCCGACGGCTCCACCCGTCTCGTCGTCGCCGCGGACCGCTTCAAGTGGGGAAGCGTCGAGAGGAGCCGCGCCGTCGAAGCGATCGAAACGGCGCTCGAAAAGGGCGTGGGCGAAACGACCCTCTACGTCGAGCGCGACGGTCGATTCGAAGCGCTTCGCACCTACCGGCGGGGGCGCGTCTGCCCCGCGTGCGGCCGACGGTTCTCTTCGCCCGCACCGAACCTCTTCAGCTTCAATTCCGCCGTGGGCGCCTGCGAAAGCTGCCGCGGCTTCGGGCGCATCATCGAGACCGACATGTCGCTCGTCATTCCGGACACGTCGAAGACGCTTGCGGGCGGCTGCATTCGCCCCTGGCAGACGAAGACGAACGCCGACTGTCAGGCGGACCTTCTGCGCCATGCGAAGGCGCGCGGAATCGATGTCCATACGCCCTTCGAAGAACTTTCCGAAGCCGATCGCACCTGGGTGATCGAGGGCGACCCCGACTGGTCGGGCGACTGGAAGCGCCAGTGGTACGGCGTGCGTCACTACTTCGAGTGGCTCGAGACGAAGAGCTACAAGATGCACGTGCGCGTACTCCTCTCGCGCTACCGCTCCTACACGACCTGCCCGGACTGCAAGGGCTCGCACCTCAAGGGGGAAGCCCTCGCGTGGCGCTACGGCACGCTCGACGAGCGTCGCGCCTGTCCGCCCGAGAATTTCCCCGTGCCGGGCGCGCGGCTTTCGCCCGAAGCGAGCAACGAACTTCCGGGCTTCAACTTTCACGAACTCATGACGCTTCCGATCGGGCGCCTCGCCGCGCTCTTCGAAGCGCGCCTCAAGCGCGACGACCTCGACGAAGCACACCGCCTGCTCCTTGACGAAATCACGGCGCGGCTCGGGTTCCTGCGCAACGTGGGTCTTTCCTACCTCACACTCGACCGGCAGGGCCGCACCCTCTCGGGCGGCGAAGTCGAACGCGTGAACCTCACGACGGCGCTCGGCACGAACCTCGTCAACACGCTCTTCGTGCTCGACGAACCGTCGATCGGTCTGCACCCCCGCGACATGGACCGCGTCAACGGCGTTTTGCGCCGTCTGGCCCGAGCGGGCAACACGCTCGTCGTCGTCGAGCACGATCCTCAGGTGATGTTGGCCGGCAACCGCCTCATCGACCTCGGTCCGGGCGCGGGTCGCGCGGGCGGCCAAATCGTCTTCAACGGCACCACCCGCGAGGCGCTTGCCGCCTCCACGCTCACGGCCGACTACCTCTCGGGGCGCAAGCGCATCGCGCGCCGCACGCTCGAGGTGACGGACGCGACGCCGCGGCTTACGATCGCGCACGCGACGAAACACAACCTCAAAGACCTCACGGTCTCGTTTCCGCTCGGGCGCTTCGTCGCCGTGGCGGGTGTTTCGGGCTCCGGCAAGTCGACTCTCGTGGCCGACTCGCTTGTGCCCGCGCTCTCGCGCAAGCTCGGCCTGGCGGTCGCCGCGGAAGCGGGCGGGGAAGAGCTCTCGGGGACGATTCCTTCCGACGTCGTCTTCGTCGACCAAAGCCCCATGGGGACCACCACCCGCGGGAACCCCGTGAGTTACGTGGGCGCGTTCGACGTGATCCGCAACATCTTCGCCATGACGCCCAAAGCCGTCGCGAAGGGCTTCACCCGCGGCGACTTCTCCTTCAACGGCGGGCGCGGGCGCTGCCCGCGGTGCCTCGGCTCCGGGACCGAGCACGTCGAGATGCAGTTCCTCTCCGACGTCTATCTCCCCTGCCCCGAATGCAACGGCCGACGCTACCGCGACGAAATCCTCGAAGTCACCGCGACGCTCGCGGACGGGAAGGACTATTCGATCGCCGACGTTCTCGAATTCACCGTCGATCAGGCGGTGGAGCTTTTCGCAAAGCACCCCGCGGTGGGCTCGTCGCTCTCGTACCTGAGGCTCGTCGGTCTCGGCTACCTCACGCTCGGGCAGCCCTTGACGACGCTTTCCGGGGGCGAGCGGCAGCGCCTCAAGCTCGCCGCCCACCTCGCCGAAGGGATCGCCGGGCGCAAGAAGTCGAAAACGGGGAAGCTCTTCGTCTTCGATGAACCGACGACGGGGCTTCACTTCGCGGACATCGACCGACTCGTCGACGTCTTCGACCGGCTCATCGCGCTCGGGCACACGGTGCTCGCGATCGAACACAACCTCGACGTCCTCAACAACGCCGACTGGGTGATCGAACTCGGGCCGGAGGGCGGCGACGAAGGGGGCGAACTCGTCTTCGAAGGGACGCCCGACGCAATGGCGGCCGCGGGCACCTTGACGGGCGAAGCGCTCTCCGCCTGGCGACGGGCGCTTGAGGGCGACGCGAGCCGCGAGAGTTTCTTCAACCTGCCGCCCCTCGAATCGCCCCGAACGGAAGACGCCCCGTGCGAAGAAATCCGCGTCGAGGGCGCTCGCGAGCACAACCTCAAGAACGTCACCGTCGCGCTGCCGCGCGACCGCTTTACGGTCGTCACGGGCCCCTCGGGCTCCGGCAAGTCGACGCTTGCGTTTGACATCGTCTTTGCCGAGGGCCAGCGCCGTTACCTCGAAAGCCTCAACGCCTACGCCCGCTCCATGGTGCAGCCGCCGCCCGTTCCGGACGTCGACGCCGTGCGCGGGATTCCCCCCACGGTCGCGATCGAGCAGCGTACGAGCCGCGGGGGCCTGCGCTCGACGGTGGCGACCATGACGGAAATCCACCACTTCCTGCGACTCCTTTACGTGAAGCTCGGCACGCAGTACTGCCCGGACTGTCACGTACCCGTCGAACCCCAGAGCCCCGAAGAGATTCTTCAGAGCCTCGGGCGGGACTATCCCGGACAGGACGTGACGCTCCTCGTGCCGCTCGTTCGCAACCGCAAGGGGATCTTCCGCGCCGAGATGGAAAGCGCCCGCTCGATGGGCGTCACGCGTCTGCGCATCGACGGCACGTACGTCGACATCGCGGAGCGCATCCCGACGCTTGCGCGCAACAGCCTGCACACGATCGAACTGCCCGCCGCAACGCTCGGGCACGCCATGAGCGGGTCGGAGCGCGCGGGGGTGCTGCACGACGTCTTCACGCGCTTTGACGCGCCCTCGATTTTGGCGCTTGCCGACAGCGACGCCGAACCGCGTCTCTACTCGGTGAAACGCGCCTGCCCGATTTGCCGCCGCAGCTTCCCCGAGCTCGACTCGCGCCTCTTTTCCTACAACGCCGCGGCGGGCGCCTGCCCCACGTGCTCGGGCTACGGCTTCGTGACGGAGACGATCCGCAAGGCCGTTCGCAAGGGGGTGGCCTTCAAGGACGAACTCGGCGACGACGACGAAGTGCGCACCGTGTGCCCGGACTGCCACGGCGCGCGCCTGAACGAAGCGGCCCGCAACGTGCTCTGGCACGGCGAGCCCATCCAGGCCGTGAGCGGCAAAACGATCGACGAGGCGGAAGCCTTCTTCGCGTCGCTCGAGCTCACCGACCGCGAAGCGGCGGTGGCGCGCGACGCCGTGGCGGAAATCCGCTCGCGACTCCACTTCCTGAAGCGCGTCGGTCTCGGCTACCTCACGCTCGAGCGCAGCGCCCCGACCCTCTCCGGGGGCGAAGCGCAGCGCATTCGTCTGGCCGCCGAACTCGGCACCAATCTGCGGGGCGTCTGCTACGTACTCGACGAACCGACGATCGGTCTGCATCCGCGCGACAACGACATCCTGATCGACGCCATCGAAGACCTCACCCGCAAGGGCAATACCCTCCTCGTGGTCGAACACGACGAAGAGACCATCCGTCGCGCGGACCACGTGCTCGACATCGGTCCGGGAGCGGGCATTCGCGGAGGCCGGGTCGTCTCCGAAGGGACCGTGGCCGAAATCAAGGCCGACCCCGAGTCCGTGACGGGGCGCTACCTCAAGAACCCGATCGTGCACACGGGGATCCCCGCGCGTCCCGTGGATCCGGAGGATCCCGAGACCGCCTGGCTCACGCTCCGCGGCGTTGAAAAGAACAACCTCAAGCTGGAGAGCGTACGCATTCCTCTCGGGCGCCTCGTCGTCGTGACGGGCGTTTCCGGCTCCGGCAAGTCGACCCTCTCGCGCGAAGTGCTCTTTGCGAACGCGAGCCGCAACGTGAAGGTCGCGCCCGAAAAGCGCGTCTGGACGGACGTCGAACGCATCGACGGGCTCGATGCGATCGATCGCGTCCTCGAAGTCGACCAGACGCCGATCGGGAAGACCCCCCGTTCGTCGCCCGCCACCTACGTGGGCTTTTTCGATCAGATCCGCAAGGTCTTTGCGGGTACGGTCGAAGCGCTCGGGCGCGGTTACACGGCAAGCCGCTTCTCCTTCAACAACGCCGAAGGCTCCTGCCCCTACTGCTCGGGCCAAGGGCTGCGCACGATCGAAATGTCGTTCCTCCCGAACGTCAAGGTGCCGTGCGAAGCCTGCGAAGGGAAGCGCTTCAACCCCGAGACGCTCAGCGTCACGTGGAAGGGAAAGACGATCGGCGACATCCTCACGATGGAGGTCGACGAGGCGGTCGAGTTCTTTGCCTCCATGCCCTCGATCGCGCATCCCCTGCAACTCATGCAGGACGTGGGGCTCGGCTACCTCACGCTCGGTCAGCCCTCGCCCACGCTCTCGGGCGGCGAAGCGCAGCGCATCAAGCTCGTGACGGAACTTGCCAAAGCACATGCGGCACCGGGCCGCGTTCGCCGCGCGGCTCCGAAGACCCTCTACGTTCTGGACGAACCCACCATGGGGCTTCACATGGCCGACGTCGAGAAGCTGATCGGCGTCCTTTCGCGCCTCGTCGAAGCGGGGAACACGGTCCTTGTGATCGAGCACAACCTCGACGTTGCGGCCGAGGCCGACTGGGTGATCGACCTCGGGCCCGAAGGCGGAAGCGCGGGCGGGCGCATCGTCGGTGAAGGCTCGCCCCGCGACATCGCGGCGCTTCCCACCCATACGGGCAAGGCCCTCAAAGCGTTCCTGAAGGCCCACGCCCGCAAGAAGAGCAGGAGCCGCGCGAAAAGCGCCTGA
- the glpK gene encoding glycerol kinase GlpK, protein MTTYVLALDQGTTSSRALLFNRRAQVVALEQMEFRQYYPQPGRVEHDAEEIWNTQLAVARACLRKAGVSASEVAAVGVTNQRETTVIWDRRTGVPIAPAVVWQDRRTSDVCEALMSAGEAPLVTGKTGLRIDPYFSATKIAWLLDNVPGARARAERGELAFGTIDTWLMWKLTGGALHATDVSNASRTLLCDLRTGQWDDELLQLFNVPETLLPEIVPSSDVLGYTDPELFGAPIPIAGVAGDQQAATFGQACFEPGCAKNTYGTGGFLLMNVGETPRESLHRLIATAGWRLDEDPTQYALEGSVFIAGAVVQWLRDGLQFFKSAEEIESLARSVPDSDGVYLVPAFVGLGAPHWDSDARGLIVGLTRGTTRAHIARAALDGIAFQCAEVLDAMQRDAHTPLKELRVDGGASRNNLLMQFQADISGVPVIRPAITETTALGAAFLAGLATGVWTDCSEIASMWRVDRVFEPAMSQDQRDTLMNQWTRAVGRARKWNQ, encoded by the coding sequence ATGACGACGTACGTTCTTGCTCTCGATCAGGGCACGACGAGTTCCCGAGCGTTGCTCTTCAATCGACGCGCTCAGGTCGTGGCTCTCGAGCAGATGGAGTTCCGGCAGTACTATCCGCAACCCGGTCGGGTCGAGCACGATGCCGAAGAAATCTGGAATACGCAGCTCGCGGTGGCGCGTGCGTGTCTGCGCAAGGCGGGCGTTTCGGCGAGCGAAGTCGCTGCCGTGGGCGTGACGAACCAGCGCGAAACCACCGTCATTTGGGACCGCCGCACGGGCGTGCCGATTGCACCGGCCGTCGTCTGGCAGGACCGCCGCACGTCGGACGTCTGCGAAGCGCTCATGAGCGCGGGCGAGGCGCCCTTGGTGACGGGCAAAACGGGTCTTCGCATCGACCCCTACTTCTCCGCCACCAAAATCGCCTGGCTGCTCGACAACGTGCCGGGCGCGCGTGCGCGCGCCGAACGCGGCGAACTCGCCTTCGGCACGATCGACACGTGGCTCATGTGGAAGCTGACGGGCGGGGCCCTGCACGCGACGGACGTCTCGAACGCGAGCCGCACGCTCCTTTGCGACCTGCGCACGGGCCAGTGGGACGACGAACTCCTGCAGCTCTTCAACGTGCCCGAGACGCTTCTCCCCGAAATCGTGCCGAGCTCGGACGTGCTCGGCTATACCGATCCGGAACTTTTCGGCGCTCCCATCCCGATTGCGGGCGTGGCGGGCGACCAGCAGGCGGCCACCTTCGGGCAGGCGTGCTTCGAGCCGGGGTGCGCGAAAAACACGTACGGCACCGGCGGCTTCCTGCTCATGAACGTGGGCGAAACGCCGCGCGAAAGCCTTCACCGACTGATTGCCACCGCGGGGTGGCGTCTCGACGAGGACCCCACCCAATACGCGCTCGAAGGGAGCGTCTTCATCGCGGGCGCGGTCGTGCAGTGGCTTCGCGACGGATTGCAGTTTTTCAAGTCCGCCGAGGAAATCGAAAGCCTGGCGCGCAGCGTCCCCGACAGCGACGGGGTCTACCTCGTGCCCGCCTTCGTCGGGCTCGGCGCCCCGCATTGGGACTCGGACGCGCGCGGCCTCATCGTGGGGCTTACGCGCGGGACGACCCGCGCCCACATCGCGCGCGCGGCTTTGGACGGGATCGCTTTCCAGTGCGCCGAAGTGCTCGATGCGATGCAGCGCGACGCGCACACGCCGCTCAAAGAGCTTCGCGTTGACGGGGGCGCCTCCCGCAACAACCTTCTCATGCAGTTTCAGGCCGATATTTCGGGCGTTCCCGTCATTCGGCCGGCCATCACGGAAACGACCGCCCTCGGGGCGGCCTTCCTCGCGGGGCTGGCTACGGGCGTCTGGACCGACTGTTCCGAAATCGCTTCGATGTGGCGCGTCGATCGGGTGTTCGAACCCGCGATGAGCCAGGATCAACGAGACACTTTGATGAACCAATGGACCCGTGCCGTCGGGCGGGCCCGCAAATGGAACCAATGA
- the rplM gene encoding 50S ribosomal protein L13, with product MKTFSAKPLEVKRDWFVVDASEKVLGRLAAEIALRLRGKHKPEYTPHVDTGDFIVVVNADKLVLSAEKAGKKTYYRHTGYPGGIYETTFKEMQAKHPGRALEIAVKGMLPKGPLGYAMIKKLKIYAGAEHPHTAQQPKVLDL from the coding sequence ATGAAGACCTTCTCGGCCAAGCCGCTTGAGGTTAAGCGCGACTGGTTCGTGGTCGATGCCAGTGAAAAGGTGCTCGGCCGCCTCGCCGCGGAAATCGCTCTGCGCCTTCGTGGCAAGCACAAGCCCGAATACACGCCCCACGTCGACACGGGCGACTTCATCGTCGTCGTGAACGCCGACAAGCTCGTTCTCTCCGCTGAAAAGGCGGGCAAGAAGACGTACTACCGCCACACGGGCTACCCCGGCGGCATCTACGAAACGACCTTCAAGGAAATGCAGGCGAAGCACCCGGGCCGCGCGCTCGAAATCGCCGTCAAGGGCATGCTTCCGAAGGGCCCCCTCGGCTACGCCATGATCAAGAAGCTCAAGATCTACGCCGGTGCCGAACACCCGCACACCGCCCAGCAACCCAAGGTCCTCGACCTCTAA
- a CDS encoding MarC family protein, whose amino-acid sequence MEYGFWGALMLMVLMADPLGNIPITLACLKTVPNNRRPIVLIRECLIAMVTLLLAMFFGRSFLESIGLTDAALSIGGSVIVMLMAIRMVFPTKDGVFGETPGGEPLIVPLAIPALAGPSTLATIMMLAASDPSRMPEWGLIVVITMVVSCVTLLAAEWLQKKLGDKVTLAIERLTGLILAMMATQMALSGIASYVKGLGLGA is encoded by the coding sequence ATGGAGTACGGCTTCTGGGGCGCGCTCATGCTGATGGTTCTCATGGCGGACCCGCTCGGCAACATCCCCATTACGCTTGCCTGCCTGAAGACGGTGCCCAACAACCGTCGCCCGATCGTACTGATCCGGGAGTGTCTCATCGCGATGGTGACGCTTCTGCTCGCGATGTTTTTCGGTCGGAGTTTCCTGGAGTCGATCGGGCTCACGGACGCGGCGCTCAGTATCGGGGGTTCCGTCATCGTCATGCTGATGGCGATTCGCATGGTCTTCCCCACGAAGGACGGGGTCTTCGGCGAAACGCCGGGGGGAGAGCCCCTCATCGTGCCGCTTGCGATTCCCGCTCTCGCGGGGCCGTCGACGCTCGCCACGATCATGATGCTCGCGGCGAGCGACCCCTCGCGCATGCCCGAGTGGGGCCTGATCGTCGTCATCACGATGGTGGTGAGCTGCGTGACGCTCCTTGCGGCGGAGTGGCTCCAGAAGAAGCTCGGCGATAAGGTGACGCTTGCGATCGAACGCCTGACTGGTCTCATCCTCGCGATGATGGCCACGCAGATGGCGCTCTCGGGGATCGCCTCCTACGTCAAGGGGCTCGGGCTCGGGGCGTGA